The Pseudomonas eucalypticola genome has a window encoding:
- a CDS encoding response regulator, translating into MSKPTNIDEQSFRKLLTRNVSLPLGVGLLSGVVFVGIIGYLMNTIDWVEHTDRVINNANEVSKLAIDMETGMRGYLLSGKEDYLDPFELAKPRLAAEVPALQQLVADNNTQVDRLTRIMALQKEWMAYSQAMIDMKRTSGDYSSVVQTGRGKRLTDAIRGEFDDFIAMEHQLRIQRSEDVSHTITLSVTLYILFLVLISGALAYFGRRDMVSLSTTYGDNLDAQRRSAERLEGQAWLRTGQTQLAEQVLGQLTLQMLGRNMLQFFAAYLGSVVAAVYVREEHGSLRRVATYGFSREQENQDQIIINGEGVIGQAAQTGRLMRLDNVPHDYFKFASGLGEGLPHSVLIMPTHNDDGINGVVELGFLRPLSDRDVELLELLASNMGTSIEAARYRQRLQEVLAETQQLNEELQVQQEELKTANEELEEQSRVLKESQAHLETQQAELEQTNEQLAERTDALAEQRDALDLKNLELNRAQVELEERAEELQRSSKYKSEFLANMSHELRTPLNSSLILAKLLAENAEENLTSEQVKFAESIYSAGNDLLNLINDILDISKVEAGKLDVRPENTSTARLVDGLRTLFEPLAADKQLTFTVELLDGTPAHLFTDRQRVEQILKNLLSNALKFTEKGQVTLIVAPQPDNGIAFHVRDTGIGVAVDQQQAIFEAFRQADGTTNRRYGGTGLGLSISRDLANLLGGYISVSSTLGKGSEFTLILPQHYEALERTEVHPAPTVIQAPATTANEPAHVVVPEVTIARFPDDRDKGPFERRCILVIEDEPNFARILYDLAHELNYHCLVAHGADEGFNLAAQFVPDAILLDMRLPDHSGLTVLQRLKELPATRHIPVHVISVEDRVEAAMHMGAVGYAVKPTTRDELKTVFARLEAKLTQKLKRILLVEDDDLQRESIARLIGDEDIEITAVGLAQDALDLLREHVYDCMIIDLKLPDMLGNDLLKRMSTEEICAFPPVIVYTGRNLTRDEEAELLKYSRSIIIKGARSPERLLDEVTLFLHKVESQLSQERQKMLKTARSRDKVFEGRKILVVDDDVRNIFALTSALEHKGAIVEIGRNGREAIDKLNQVDDIDLVLMDVMMPEMDGYEATREIRKDTRWRKLPIIAVTAKAMKDDQERCLQAGANDYLAKPIDLDRLFSLIRVWLPQLERI; encoded by the coding sequence ATGAGCAAACCCACCAACATCGATGAGCAGAGTTTCCGCAAGCTGCTGACCCGCAACGTCAGCCTGCCCCTGGGCGTGGGCCTGCTCAGCGGCGTGGTGTTCGTCGGCATCATCGGCTACCTGATGAATACCATTGACTGGGTCGAGCACACCGACCGGGTCATCAACAACGCCAATGAAGTCTCCAAGCTGGCCATCGACATGGAAACCGGCATGCGCGGTTACCTGCTCAGCGGCAAGGAAGACTACCTGGACCCTTTCGAGCTGGCCAAGCCGCGCCTGGCCGCCGAAGTGCCGGCCTTGCAGCAGCTGGTGGCTGACAATAATACTCAGGTTGACCGCCTGACGCGGATCATGGCCCTGCAGAAAGAGTGGATGGCCTACTCCCAGGCCATGATCGACATGAAACGCACCTCCGGCGATTATTCGTCGGTGGTGCAGACCGGCCGGGGCAAGCGCCTCACCGATGCCATCCGCGGGGAGTTCGATGACTTCATCGCCATGGAGCACCAGCTACGCATTCAGCGCAGTGAAGACGTCAGCCATACCATCACGCTGTCGGTGACCCTGTACATCCTCTTTCTGGTGCTGATCAGCGGTGCGTTGGCGTACTTTGGCCGCCGGGACATGGTCAGCCTGTCCACGACCTATGGCGACAACCTCGACGCCCAGCGCCGCAGCGCTGAACGCCTGGAAGGCCAGGCCTGGCTGCGCACCGGGCAAACGCAGCTGGCCGAGCAGGTGCTGGGCCAGCTGACCCTGCAGATGCTGGGCCGCAACATGCTGCAGTTCTTCGCCGCCTACCTGGGCAGTGTGGTCGCGGCGGTGTATGTGCGCGAAGAACACGGCAGCTTGCGCCGCGTGGCCACCTACGGTTTCTCGCGCGAGCAGGAGAACCAGGACCAGATCATCATCAACGGCGAAGGCGTGATCGGCCAGGCCGCCCAGACCGGGCGCCTGATGCGCCTGGACAACGTACCCCATGACTACTTCAAGTTCGCCTCGGGCCTGGGCGAGGGCCTGCCCCACAGCGTGCTGATCATGCCGACCCACAACGACGATGGCATCAATGGCGTGGTGGAGTTGGGCTTCCTGCGCCCCTTGAGTGACCGCGACGTCGAGTTGCTTGAGTTGCTGGCCAGCAACATGGGCACCTCCATCGAGGCGGCCCGCTACCGTCAGCGCCTGCAGGAAGTGTTGGCCGAGACCCAGCAGCTCAACGAAGAACTGCAGGTGCAGCAGGAAGAACTCAAGACCGCCAACGAAGAACTGGAAGAACAGTCACGGGTGCTCAAGGAGTCCCAGGCGCACCTGGAAACCCAGCAGGCGGAACTGGAGCAGACCAACGAACAACTGGCCGAGCGCACCGACGCCCTGGCTGAACAACGCGATGCCCTGGACCTGAAGAACCTGGAACTCAACCGGGCCCAGGTGGAGCTGGAAGAGCGCGCCGAAGAGTTGCAGCGCTCCAGCAAGTACAAGTCCGAGTTCCTGGCCAACATGTCCCACGAGCTGCGTACGCCCCTCAACAGCTCGCTGATCCTGGCCAAGCTGCTGGCCGAGAACGCCGAGGAAAACCTCACCAGCGAGCAGGTCAAGTTCGCCGAGTCGATCTATTCCGCCGGCAACGACCTGCTCAACCTGATCAACGACATCCTCGATATTTCCAAGGTCGAGGCCGGCAAACTGGATGTGCGCCCTGAAAACACCAGCACCGCGCGCCTGGTGGACGGCCTGCGCACCCTGTTCGAGCCCCTGGCTGCCGACAAGCAGCTGACGTTCACCGTCGAATTGCTCGACGGCACGCCGGCGCATCTGTTCACCGACCGTCAGCGGGTCGAGCAGATCCTCAAGAACCTGTTGTCCAACGCACTGAAATTCACCGAAAAGGGCCAAGTGACCCTGATCGTCGCGCCGCAGCCGGACAATGGTATTGCCTTCCATGTGCGTGACACCGGCATCGGCGTGGCGGTGGACCAGCAGCAGGCCATCTTCGAAGCCTTCCGCCAGGCCGATGGCACCACCAACCGCCGTTACGGCGGCACCGGCCTGGGCCTGTCGATTTCCCGTGACCTGGCCAACCTGCTGGGCGGCTACATCAGCGTCAGCAGCACCCTGGGCAAGGGCAGTGAGTTCACCTTGATCCTGCCCCAGCATTACGAAGCCCTGGAACGCACCGAGGTGCACCCGGCGCCCACGGTGATTCAGGCCCCGGCGACCACCGCCAACGAGCCTGCGCACGTGGTGGTGCCCGAAGTGACCATCGCGCGTTTCCCTGATGACCGCGACAAGGGCCCATTCGAGCGTCGTTGTATCCTGGTGATCGAGGACGAGCCGAACTTCGCCCGCATTCTCTATGACCTGGCCCACGAGCTGAACTACCACTGCCTGGTGGCCCACGGCGCCGACGAGGGCTTCAACCTGGCGGCGCAGTTCGTGCCCGATGCCATCTTGCTGGACATGCGCCTGCCCGACCACTCCGGCCTGACCGTGCTGCAACGCCTGAAGGAACTGCCGGCTACCCGGCACATCCCGGTACACGTGATTTCCGTGGAAGACCGCGTCGAAGCGGCCATGCACATGGGCGCTGTCGGCTACGCGGTGAAACCCACGACCCGCGACGAACTCAAGACGGTGTTCGCCCGCCTGGAAGCCAAGCTCACGCAGAAGCTCAAGCGCATCCTGCTGGTGGAAGACGACGACCTGCAGCGCGAGAGCATCGCGCGCCTGATTGGCGATGAGGACATCGAGATCACTGCCGTGGGCCTGGCCCAGGACGCCCTGGACCTGCTGCGCGAGCACGTCTACGACTGCATGATCATTGACCTCAAGCTGCCGGACATGCTCGGCAATGACCTGCTCAAGCGCATGTCCACCGAGGAAATCTGCGCATTCCCGCCGGTGATCGTCTACACCGGCCGCAACCTGACCCGGGACGAAGAGGCCGAGCTGCTCAAGTATTCGCGCTCGATCATCATCAAGGGCGCGCGCTCGCCCGAGCGGCTGCTGGACGAAGTGACGCTGTTTCTGCACAAAGTCGAATCCCAGTTGTCTCAGGAAAGGCAGAAGATGCTCAAGACCGCGCGCAGCCGCGACAAGGTCTTCGAGGGGCGCAAGATTCTGGTGGTGGACGACGATGTGCGCAATATCTTCGCCCTCACCAGTGCCCTGGAGCACAAGGGCGCGATCGTTGAAATCGGTCGCAACGGCCGCGAGGCCATCGACAAACTCAATCAGGTGGACGACATCGACCTGGTGCTGATGGACGTGATGATGCCGGAAATGGACGGTTACGAAGCCACCCGCGAGATCCGCAAGGACACGCGCTGGCGCAAGCTGCCGATCATCGCCGTCACCGCCAAGGCCATGAAGGACGATCAGGAGCGCTGCCTGCAGGCCGGCGCCAACGATTACCTGGCCAAGCCCATCGACCTGGATCGGCTGTTTTCCCTGATACGCGTGTGGTTGCCACAGTTGGAGCGCATTTAG
- a CDS encoding response regulator → MPEATPHTILVVEDDSIVRMLIVDVLEELEYQVLEAADGEAALVYITNGDTVIDLMMTDQGLPDISGSELAEKARAQRPDLPILFASGYAENIDVPPGMHSIGKPFSIDQLRDKVKGILAHS, encoded by the coding sequence ATGCCAGAAGCCACCCCCCACACCATTCTCGTTGTCGAGGACGACTCGATCGTGCGCATGTTGATCGTCGATGTGCTGGAGGAGTTGGAGTACCAGGTACTGGAGGCAGCCGATGGCGAGGCGGCGTTGGTGTACATCACCAACGGCGATACCGTCATTGACCTGATGATGACTGACCAGGGCCTGCCGGACATCTCCGGCTCAGAGCTGGCGGAGAAGGCCCGCGCTCAACGCCCCGACCTGCCTATCCTGTTCGCCAGCGGTTATGCCGAAAACATCGACGTGCCCCCTGGCATGCACAGCATCGGCAAGCCCTTTTCCATCGACCAGCTACGTGACAAGGTCAAGGGTATACTGGCGCACAGTTGA
- a CDS encoding glycosyltransferase: protein MPPAHLLVIGYVWPEPRSSAAGGHIMQILQCFLDQGWQVTFASPAGDGEHMADLAALGIARQAIELNNESFDRFIAELTPDVVLFDRFMMEEQFGWRVEKHCPSALRVLETSDLQSLRDARQVLLKDALKAQPQREDFSTLFSLDHPDLYRHMAAADISQREVAAIYRSDLSLMISQPEIELLTGQFRVPGALLHHCPLMVEPSGPGKPFEQRAHFLSIGNFRHAPNWDAVLWLKTVLWPRIRQRLPQAELHVYGAYTPPKAMALNNPAQGFRVLNWAEDALQVMGDARVALAPLRFGAGIKGKLVDAMLCGTPSVTTPIGTEGMHGPLPWPGLVASDVDGLVDAAVRLHQDQAAWEHAHAQARPLLEARYRYRPHAEALVTRIDTLRSTLQAHRLCNFTGAMLRHHHHKSTQYMAQWIEAKRKNTA, encoded by the coding sequence ATGCCCCCCGCCCACCTCCTCGTCATCGGCTACGTCTGGCCGGAACCCCGTTCTTCTGCCGCCGGTGGGCACATCATGCAGATACTCCAATGCTTCCTCGACCAGGGCTGGCAGGTCACCTTCGCCAGCCCTGCCGGTGATGGCGAGCACATGGCCGACCTGGCGGCGCTGGGCATCGCCCGGCAGGCCATCGAGCTGAACAATGAAAGTTTCGACCGCTTCATCGCCGAACTCACCCCCGACGTCGTGCTGTTCGACCGGTTCATGATGGAAGAGCAGTTTGGCTGGCGGGTGGAGAAACACTGCCCCAGTGCCCTGCGGGTGCTGGAAACCAGCGACTTGCAGAGCCTGCGCGACGCGCGCCAGGTGCTGCTCAAGGACGCCCTCAAGGCGCAACCGCAACGCGAAGACTTCAGCACCCTGTTCAGCCTTGACCACCCCGACCTGTACCGGCACATGGCGGCGGCGGACATCAGCCAGCGGGAGGTGGCGGCGATCTACCGCAGTGACCTGAGCCTGATGATCTCGCAACCCGAGATTGAACTGCTGACCGGCCAGTTTCGCGTGCCCGGCGCGCTGCTGCACCATTGCCCCTTGATGGTCGAGCCCTCGGGCCCCGGCAAGCCCTTTGAGCAGCGTGCGCACTTCCTCAGCATCGGCAATTTCCGCCATGCGCCGAATTGGGATGCCGTGCTGTGGCTCAAAACGGTGCTGTGGCCAAGGATTCGCCAGCGCCTGCCCCAGGCTGAACTGCACGTGTACGGCGCCTACACCCCGCCCAAGGCAATGGCCCTGAATAACCCGGCCCAGGGCTTCCGGGTGTTGAACTGGGCCGAGGACGCGCTGCAGGTGATGGGCGATGCCCGTGTGGCGCTGGCGCCGCTGCGTTTTGGCGCGGGCATCAAGGGCAAGCTGGTCGACGCCATGCTGTGCGGGACGCCCAGCGTCACCACCCCCATAGGCACGGAGGGCATGCACGGCCCGCTACCCTGGCCGGGGCTGGTGGCCAGCGATGTGGACGGCCTGGTGGACGCCGCTGTGCGCCTCCATCAAGACCAGGCCGCCTGGGAGCACGCCCACGCCCAGGCGCGGCCCCTGCTGGAGGCGCGCTACCGTTACCGCCCCCATGCCGAGGCACTGGTAACGCGCATCGACACCTTGCGCAGCACCCTGCAAGCCCATCGCCTTTGCAACTTCACCGGTGCCATGTTGCGCCATCATCACCACAAGAGCACCCAATACATGGCGCAATGGATCGAGGCAAAAAGAAAAAATACCGCTTAA
- a CDS encoding MurR/RpiR family transcriptional regulator, whose protein sequence is MMDTPAPDFTHKVYKTPLMQRMSQVAKELGRPGLALDRQPALYKVADFILQNPWLSPTLNIEHLSAGAGTSTAAVNRLANYMGMNGFTGLREALVLHLLELVSPADWVRAQVAQHPERGFGLHQQVRLSTGNLDAALSANDDDRFDSVVTSLAQARHLYVLGFGNCHYLAGLATTCLVPHCAHVVALNMEGGSENAAYRMAAIGPGDTLLTLALQPYANDTLHLAEYAASRGAAVVAITDSPASPMMAVANQCLFAPPTHPVLRNSKVAMLVLIEALASAVRLRNLEPINQSIRLAEDALKYVQGKGCA, encoded by the coding sequence ATGATGGATACTCCCGCTCCGGACTTCACTCACAAGGTCTACAAGACGCCGTTGATGCAACGCATGAGCCAAGTGGCCAAGGAGCTGGGACGCCCTGGCCTGGCGCTCGACAGGCAGCCGGCGTTGTACAAGGTGGCCGACTTCATTCTACAGAACCCCTGGCTGTCCCCTACCCTGAACATCGAACATCTGTCCGCCGGGGCAGGCACGTCGACGGCGGCCGTCAACCGCCTGGCCAATTACATGGGCATGAACGGCTTCACTGGCCTGCGTGAAGCCCTGGTGCTGCATTTGCTGGAACTGGTATCGCCCGCTGACTGGGTACGGGCGCAAGTGGCCCAGCATCCCGAGCGCGGCTTCGGGCTGCACCAGCAGGTACGCCTGAGCACGGGCAACCTCGATGCCGCCCTCAGCGCCAACGACGACGACCGCTTCGACAGTGTGGTGACCAGCCTGGCCCAGGCCCGGCACCTGTACGTGCTGGGCTTTGGCAACTGCCACTACCTGGCAGGCCTGGCCACCACCTGCCTGGTGCCCCACTGTGCCCACGTGGTGGCGTTGAACATGGAAGGTGGCAGCGAGAACGCCGCCTACCGCATGGCCGCCATCGGCCCCGGCGACACCTTGCTGACCCTGGCGCTGCAGCCCTATGCCAATGACACCTTGCACCTGGCGGAGTATGCCGCCAGTCGCGGCGCGGCCGTCGTGGCCATCACCGACTCGCCCGCTTCGCCCATGATGGCCGTGGCCAACCAGTGCCTGTTCGCGCCCCCGACCCACCCGGTGTTGCGCAACTCCAAGGTGGCGATGCTGGTGCTGATCGAAGCACTGGCCAGCGCGGTGCGGCTGCGTAATCTGGAGCCGATCAACCAATCCATTCGCCTGGCCGAAGACGCGCTCAAGTACGTGCAGGGTAAAGGCTGCGCCTGA
- a CDS encoding AraC family transcriptional regulator has product MTRPSRITDPSYELMDDHEGLSIIYRQHGFPCPLVRWHFHKEYELHLIVASSGKVFVGDYIGNFHPNSLFLTGPNLPHNWISQVAPDQVVEKRDMLVNFTDELFDNALPVFSELKGLSPLLERARHGIEFRCPRTLEQAAMLMQCIADSQGVSRLGYFLILMERLAACEDYQLLSDSNAPHLADENSIDRTNRAVDYIFSHYSRDLPLEEVAQHLGMKPTYFSRVFKQATGRCFVEFVNRLRISKSCELLADGRRAVTDVCFQSGFNNISNFNRRFQQLKGMTPSDYRRLAVQRVTEQNPRNT; this is encoded by the coding sequence ATGACCAGACCCAGCAGAATCACCGACCCGTCCTATGAGTTGATGGACGATCACGAAGGCTTGTCGATCATCTATCGCCAGCACGGCTTCCCCTGCCCCCTGGTGCGCTGGCACTTTCACAAGGAATACGAACTGCACCTGATCGTGGCCAGTTCCGGCAAGGTATTCGTGGGCGACTACATCGGTAATTTCCACCCCAATAGCCTGTTCCTCACCGGCCCCAACCTGCCCCACAACTGGATCAGCCAGGTGGCGCCCGACCAGGTGGTGGAAAAGCGCGACATGCTGGTCAACTTCACGGACGAACTGTTCGACAACGCCCTGCCGGTGTTCAGCGAACTCAAGGGCCTGAGCCCCTTGCTGGAACGGGCCCGGCACGGCATCGAGTTCCGCTGCCCGCGAACACTGGAACAGGCCGCCATGCTGATGCAATGCATCGCCGACAGCCAGGGGGTGAGCCGCCTGGGCTACTTCCTGATCCTGATGGAGCGCCTGGCGGCGTGCGAGGACTACCAATTGCTGTCCGACAGCAATGCGCCCCACCTGGCGGACGAGAACAGCATCGACCGCACCAACCGTGCGGTGGACTACATCTTCAGCCACTACAGCCGGGACCTGCCCCTCGAAGAAGTGGCCCAGCACCTGGGCATGAAGCCCACCTATTTTTCGCGGGTGTTCAAACAGGCCACGGGGCGCTGCTTTGTCGAGTTCGTCAACCGCCTGCGCATCAGCAAATCCTGTGAACTGCTGGCCGATGGGCGCAGGGCCGTCACCGACGTGTGCTTCCAATCCGGGTTCAACAACATTTCCAACTTCAACCGGCGCTTCCAGCAGCTCAAAGGCATGACCCCGTCCGATTACCGCCGCTTGGCCGTGCAGCGCGTCACCGAGCAGAACCCGCGCAACACCTGA
- a CDS encoding LysR family transcriptional regulator: MDTLQNMRTFVCVAEAGSFSHAAKQLNVAVATVSRSIAALEAHLRARLLNRSTRHVALTEVGQRYLARCEQIIAHVDEAENEAGNTQLRPSGRLRVHSMMAVGRHYVVPAIADYRQQYPDVSFELTMANRMPDLIEEGIDVAIVLAAQLPDSGYVSQRIGQSYSVLCASPDYIARRGAPSTPQALRDHECLRLINPSNITDHWEFHGDEDVQRINLGPSAFQVNMGDAMIEAIEAGMGVGSLPVFSAQKGIDSGSLVRLLPQYRLQCLNVYAVYTNRRYLDAKIKVLISQLRSVLPGGQALAP, translated from the coding sequence ATGGACACTCTGCAAAACATGCGCACCTTCGTCTGCGTCGCCGAGGCCGGCAGTTTCAGCCATGCGGCCAAACAATTGAATGTGGCTGTGGCCACGGTGTCGCGCAGCATCGCCGCCCTGGAAGCGCACCTGCGTGCGCGCCTGCTCAACCGCAGTACCCGCCACGTGGCCCTTACCGAAGTCGGCCAGCGTTACCTGGCCCGCTGCGAGCAGATCATTGCCCACGTCGATGAAGCCGAGAACGAGGCGGGCAACACCCAGCTGCGTCCCAGCGGCCGCTTGCGGGTGCATTCGATGATGGCCGTGGGGCGTCACTACGTGGTGCCAGCCATCGCCGATTATCGCCAGCAATACCCCGACGTCAGCTTCGAGCTGACCATGGCGAACCGCATGCCCGACCTGATAGAGGAAGGCATCGACGTGGCCATTGTCCTGGCAGCGCAGTTGCCGGACTCCGGTTATGTCAGCCAGCGCATCGGCCAGTCCTATAGCGTGCTGTGTGCATCCCCCGACTACATTGCCCGCCGTGGCGCACCGTCGACGCCCCAGGCGTTGCGGGACCACGAATGCCTGCGCCTGATCAACCCCAGCAATATCACCGACCATTGGGAATTTCACGGAGACGAAGACGTGCAGCGCATCAACCTGGGGCCTTCGGCCTTTCAGGTGAACATGGGCGATGCGATGATCGAAGCGATCGAGGCCGGGATGGGGGTAGGGTCGCTGCCGGTGTTTTCAGCCCAGAAGGGCATCGACAGTGGCAGCCTGGTGCGGCTGTTGCCGCAGTACCGCCTGCAATGCCTGAATGTGTATGCGGTGTACACCAACCGGCGCTACCTGGACGCCAAGATCAAGGTGCTGATCAGCCAGTTGCGCTCGGTGTTGCCGGGGGGCCAGGCGCTGGCGCCGTAG